AGCCAGTCGAACAGATCCTTCCAGAACCAGGAGGGGCGTTCCATGTCAGAGCTGTCCCCTTTCTCTTGTTCCTGCGTGTTCTGTCTCAGAGCCGGATGCGGCACAGCTTGCTCACCCTCCCGATAGAGGTTGGAAACACCTGCTCAATAGAGCTTGGGAACAAGTATAGCACGTTGTGCCCAGAGGATACACGAAAGAAATCCGTCCCTTTGTGCAGGAGTACCTACGGACACAGGGACGATGGTCACGGGACGGCCGCAGTGCGCTCACTCCGGCGTGTCGCCGCCCTCCGGGGCCGGTGCCTCCCCGGGGCCGCCCAGGGAGAGCAGGTCGGCCCGTCGGACCGACCGGTACGGGGCGTACTCGGTTCCGCCGAAGCGGATGGCCCTGGTGGGGCAGAGGGCGAAACAGCGCTGACAGAGGACACAGCGGTTGGCGAACTGCGGATTCCCGTCGCCCCGGATGGTGATGTTGTCTACCGGACAGACTCTGGCGCAGAGGCCGCACTGGATGCATCGGTCGGTGTCGGCGCTGATGGGGAACCTCCTGCGCATCATGCGGTAGGGCAGGCTGGTTTCCTTGCGGCCGATAAACCGGAACAGCGGCCCCAGAAACCACCCCTTCTTCCACTCCGCGCTGCCGTTGATGATCATCTGGGCGTACTCCCTCGCCTGGTCCTTCCCCTTGTCGATCTGTTCGCGGTCTGCATGGGAGATGCCGTCCTTGCGCTGGTAGTTGGTGGGCATCTTGATCTCCCGGGCCCCTGCGGGGGTGTATCCCCTGGTCTCCAGGAGCTTCCGGAGCGGACCGACGATGCCGCCGGAGAACCCCGCCAGGGTGTCTACCATAAAGGCCTCCTGGCCGTTGCTTTCGGGCAATGACTGCAGGGCCTTCCAGACAAAGGGATAGGTGGACTGCATCGCGACGGGGAAGGCGAACCCCAGCAGTTCCTCCCCGGTGAGGTGGTCCCACTGCCCCTCGACCAGGGGATGGAACGAGACGGTCATGCCTTCGTGTCGGAATGTGTCGGCCATGGCCTCTGCCACAGCCAGGGTGTTGCCGGTGCCGGAGAATACGTGAAAGGCGACGGTGCGCATCGATACTACCTCCCTCAGTGGCATGTTGTGACGACTGGGTGGATTGTGTGGGGTCCACCCACTGTGCCGCAATAATACCATGTTTTGACGTCGCTTCGTACCGGAGAAGACGGGCTTGCCGCCCGCTGTGCGTACAGCTACGATGGTTGGCGGATACCAGCGGATCGAACGCAGAGTGGAGGCGGGATGCATGTTGGTGGACGCGCGTCGTGTTCGAGCTGTGGATAGAGGGACCCGCGGGAGTGGGCCGGTGGTCTGCTGGATGAGCCGGGACCAGCGGGTGGATGACAACTGGGCGCTGCTTTTCGCCCGGGAGATGGCGCTGGAACGCGCCGTACCGTTGGTTGTGGTCTTCTGCCTTTTCACCCCCTTCCTGGGGGCCGGTCTGCGGCAGTACGGCTTTCTGCTCCGCGGGCTCGCCGAGGTGGAGCGGTCGCTGCGGGAGCGGGGGATTCCCTTTGCCCTCCTCCGGGGTGACCCGAGGAATCGGATCCCCGCATTCGTGGAGGCGCACCGCTGCGGGGCGGTGGTGACGGACTTCTCGCCTCTGCGCATCCGCACCGCCCAGGTTGCCGACGTTGCCGCCGCCCTGGAGGTGCCCCTCTACGAGGTGGACGCCCACAATGTGGTGCCCGCGCGGTATGTAACGGACAAACGGGAGTACGCCGCCCGGACCATCCGTCCCAAGCTCTGGCGGACGGCCCCGGCCTTTCTCACGGACTTCCCGGAGCTGGAGGAGATGGACGGCCCCATCGACAGATGGCCGCCGGTGGACTGGGACCAGGTCTGGGCCGGCCTGGATGTGCGCGGCGATATCCCCGAGGCGACCTCCATCGTTCCGGGGGAGGCGGCGGCGTTGCGATGTCTGGAGGGGTTTCTTGCCGAGCGGTTGGCCCGGTATCCCGAGGAGCGCAACGATCCCGCCCGGGACGCCCTCTCCGGCCTGTCGCCCTATCTGCATTTCGGCCAGATCGCCCCGCAGCGTGCGGCCCTGGCGGTGCAGGCCGCCGACGCGCCGCAGGAGGCGAAGGACGCCTTCCTGGAGGAGAGCATCGTCCGTCGTGAGCTGGCGGAGAATTTCTGTCTCCATGCCGAGGACTACGACCACATGTCGGCCTTCCCCGACTGGGCCCGGACAACCCTGGCCGAGCACGCGGAGGACCCCCGTCCCGCCCTCTACAGTCTGGAGGAGATGGAGCGTGCCGCCACCCACGACGAGGCCTGGAACGCCGCCCAGAAGGAAATGGTGCGCACCGGCAAGATGCACGGCTATATGCGGATGTACTGGGGCAAGAAGATCCTGGAGTGGTCGCCCACGCCGGAGGAGGCACTGCGGCGGGTGATCCTGCTCAACGACCGTTACGAGCTGGACGGACGGGACCCCAACGGCTACACCGGCGCCGCCTGGTCCATCGGAGGGGTCCACGACCGCCCCTGGAAGGAGCGCCCTATCTTCGGCAAGATCCGCTATATGAACGACCGCGGCCTCCGGCGGAAGTTCGATGTCGACCGCTATATCCGGAAGGTGGAGGCGCTGGAGCAGCCGTGACGGCGGTTGCGGAAGGGCTGGGGGGTTGTCGGTTTCCTCCCTGGACCGCGCCGCAATCCTTTCCGAGCTTTGTGTGGCGAACCAAAAACACCTTTGATAACTGCGCGATCGCTGTAACGGCAAGGAACGGCACATCGCTGTTGTGCGGCATCCCCGCCGGGGACGATTCAGAGCAATTGGCAGCTGTGGACGCCGATAGGGCCGCGATTCGGGTTTGCCCTCCAATTTCGGCGGTATTTGCGCGAGAGGTTGCGCGAGGTACGCTGAGGACAGCTTGCAACCATTGTGCAATGTGAAACTCCCCGTTATCCTTACACACTGTAGGTGCCCGCAAATCGTTGCGGGCCTTCGTTGTAGGAGGGGGCGGCGCCGAGACGCCGCGCTCGTACCAAAAAACTAACAGGTGGTGTGCACAGAATGTGTGGTATTTGCGGTATCTGGGGCGACGATGATGGTGAAACGCTGCTACGGATGATGCGGGGCATGACGCACCGCGGGCCCGATGCAGACGGCTCTATGGATTTCGAAGGGGGCCAATTCGGGCACAGGCGTCTTTCCATCATGGATGTGGCAGGCGGCGACCAGCCCCTGCAGACAGTGGACGGCCGGCATACGGCGGTGGTGAACGGGGAGATCTACAACTACCCCGAGCACTACGGGAAGCTCTCCAAAGACCGGGCGTTCAGGACGAAAAACGACTCCGAAGTGATCCCGCACCTCTACGACGAGAAGGGTACCGCCATGGTCCACGAGCTGGACGGCATGTTCGCCTTCGGCCTGACCGACGGTACGGACCTCTTTCTCGCCCGCGATCCCCTGGGAATCAAGCCCCTCTACTACACCTCCGACGAAAAGGGCAATCTCTACTTTGCCTCGGAGATGAAAAGCCTCCCCGACAAGGGCAACCCCTTCCGGGAGTTCCCCACAGGCAGCTGGTACCACTCCAGGGAGGGCTTCCACCGGTACTATACCGTTCCCCAGCCGAGCTATGAGGAGATGGACACGGACCTCTGCGTGCAGAAGGTGCGGAACGCCCTGGACAGGGCGGTCCACAAGCGCCTGATGAGCGATGTGCCCCTGGGCTGTTTCCTCTCCGGCGGGCTGGACAGCAGCATCACCTCGGCGCTGGCGTCGCAGTATGTCCAGCCGCTGCACACCTTCGCCACGGGCTACGAAGGCAGCAAGGATCTGGCCAAGGCGCGGATGGTGGCCGACCATATCGGTTCCATCCACCACGAGTACATCATGACCGACGACGAGATCCTGGAAAACATGGCCGGCATCATCTACTACCTGGAATCCTTCGAGCAGGCCACGGTGCGCAACGCCATCCCCAACTACTTCACCTCCAAGCTGGCGTCGCAGTATGTCACTGTGGTCATCACCGGCGAGGGGGCCGACGAGCTCTTCGGCGGCTACACATGCTACAAGGACATCGATGATCAGAGGGATCTGCAGGAGGAGCTGCGCTGCTCGCTGCAGGACTTCCACAACCTCAATCTCCAGCGCGCCGACCGGGCGACCATGGCCTACTCCATTGAAGGCCGTGTGCCCTTCCTCGACGAGGAGATGGTGGCTCTGGCCCAGCGGGTGCCCCCGCAGCTGAAGATCAAGGGCGACCCCGCCATGGAGAAGTGGGTCCTCCGCGCGGCCTGCGAGGACCTGCTGCCCCACGAGATCGTCTGGCGCACCAAGGAGCAGTTCGACGAGGGCAGCGGCATCGTCGACTCCGTCAGCCGGGTGGTGGACAAGGCCATGACCGACGAGGAGGAACGGCGTCACCGTGACCGTTATCCCGAGGTCTTCCTCCGTTCCAAGGAGGAGTGCTACTACCACAAGCTCTTCACCGAGGTTTTCCCCAACCACGAACGGATGACCGACACCGTGGGCCGCTGGTCCGAGGACATGGACTCCCGGAAGCGGTACCGCCGCGGTCCCGCCGAGGCGGGGGTGGCCGCGTAGCCCACGGGTTTGCTCCCCGGGGGGCGCACACCCCAGCCGAAACGGTATGCTTCGGAAGGGGACAACAGCATAGAGGTATCTCCGCCGGAAGGGGCCCAGGCCTCTTCCGGCGGGTTTTGTCGCGCGGTTGGCAATCGGTGTACAATGCCCTTCAGAAAACACCAATGACCGGAAGGCGTTGCCAGGCGACGCCGTGCAAACGGAAGGAGACAGGGAATGGAGTCGATGCTGCAGACACTGCGCAAGCGCGTGAGAGAGCTGATGGAACAGCAGGGAATCGGTGCGGAAACGCCGGTCACCGTTGAACCCCTCGGTGTGGAGGAGGCCATCGGTGACCCGGCCCCCTACCGGGACTACCCGCTGCTGCGGGGCAAGGAGAAACTCGTCCAGGCCGAGATCCACGGGGCCAAAGGGCAGGCGTTCACCTCGTCGCCGCTCCGGTGGCACGGGACCCTGGCCGACGTGCTGGCGCTTTCCCTGGAGGGCGACCGCAACGGCGCGCTCTTCATCGCCGCGGTGAACGCCCTGGGCCGCTACGCCGGCGTCGCCGACGATACCATCCACTGCAGGGACAAGGCGCCCGAGGAATGCTCAAGGAGGATTGCGGAGTCGGTCCGCGAGGAGTTCGGTGATGTCTCCATCGGGATCGTAGGCTACCAGCCGGCGATCACCAACGCCCTGGCCGAGCGCTTTGGTGTGGACCGGGTTCATGTGGTGGACCTGGACCCCGACAACATCGGCAGGGAGGTCGCCGGAGGCGTCACCATCGGCCACGGCGACCGCGATCTGGAGACCCTGGCGGACCACTGCGACATGGCCCTGGCCACGGGTTCGACCATCGTCAACGGGACCATCGACAGGGTAGACCGGGTCTTCCTGGAACGGAACATCCCGGTGCTCTACTTCGGCACCACCATCGCCGTTCCGGCGGTGCTGCTGGGGTTGCGCCGCATCTGCTTCGAAGGGGCCTGACATGGCCCTGCGGGCAGGGGATAGAGGGAGCCCGGGACCGTGACCTATCTCTATCTCCTCTTTGCGATCATCGCCGAGGTCTTCGCCACCAGTATGCTCAAACTCTGCAACGGCTTCACCCGTCCCGGCATCACGGCTGTTTCGATGATGGGATACATGACGGCCTTCTATTTCATGAGTCTCTCCTTCCGGGCCATTCCCTTTGGTATCGCCTACGCCATATGGTCCGGAGTGGGGATTGTCTTCATCACCTTTGTCGGGGCCTTCGTATTCCGCCAGCTTCCCGACCTTCCGGCGCTGGTGGGGATAGGACTCATCGCCGCCGGGATCGTGGTGATCCATCTCTTTTCCAAGACGGTGCGACTGTGAGGAAAAGGGAGGGACGAGGGGCGATGCGGGAGAGCATCTGCCGTTGGCCGCACGACAAAACGTTGCAGCTGGTGCGGAGTCTGCGGTGATGCGGTTGGCGGTCCTGTGGCGACCGTCTCCCTCCGGAACCGGCGGGACGGGGCTATTGGGTCCACAGGGCCTCAGGTTCGCGAACAATGAAGACGGAAAGGATCGGTAGTGATGGCACACCATCATCATCACGACCACGGAACGGAACAGATGGGCGACGGCAGGCTGACGGCGGCGCTTGGCGTCAACCTGCTGCTCACACTGGTGCAGGTGGTGGGCGGTATCCTCTCGGGGAGTCTGTCGCTCGTCGCCGACGCGCTGCACAACCTCTCCGATGCCGCCTCCCTGGGGATCGCCCTGGTGGCCCGCAAGATCGGCCGCCGGCCGCCGGATGCCTTCAAGACCTTCGGCTACAAGCGGGCGGAGGTCATCGCGGCGCTGGTCAACCTGGTCACCCTGCTGCTGATCGGCTGCTATCTGATCTACCAGGCGATCTGGCGCTTCGTGGAGCCCCAGCCGGTGGAGGGCTGGACGGTGGTCATCGTGGCCGGTGTGGCCCTGGTTGTCGATGTGGTGACCGCCGTGATCACCTTCTCCATGTCCAAAGGAAGCATGAACATCAAGGCCACCTTTGTGCACAACCTCTCCGATGCCTTCGCCTCGGTGGCGGTGATCCTGGCGGGGACGCTGATCCTGCTCTACGGCTGGTACTGGACGGACACGGTGCTGACGCTGGCCATTGCGGGGTATGTGCTCTGGCAAGGTATCGCCATGCTGCCCGAGACGATCCACCTGCTGATGGAGGGCACCCCCTCCCATCTGGCGGTGGAGGAGGTCATCGCGGCCATGGAGACGGTAGCGGGCGTCGAGAATATCCACCATGTGCATATCTGGCAGCTCGACGAGCACCGCAACGCCCTGGAGGCCCACGTGGTGGTCCGTTCCCGCACACTGGAAGAGACGGAGAGGGTCAAACGGGAGCTCAAGGCTGCCGTGGCCGAACGCTTCGACGTCACCCATTCGACACTGGAGTTCGAACATCCCGAGGAGGCCTGCGCCGACCCCGGCCCCGGGAGCGCAGGGCCATAGGGAGACCGGTCGTATCACGGCCTGGGCGGTAGGTGACATACGCAACGCCGGGCGGATGAACCGCCCGGCGCAGGTTGTGTTGGGGCTGCGCTACCGCCGCCGGAGAGCGAGAACGCCTGGTATGAGCAGGAGGGCCGCCGCGAAGGAAGCCACGCCCACCGAGCACCCTCCGCCACCGCCGCCCGGCGAGGAGCTTTCCTGGAGCTCGAAGGCGCCGATGTCCGGTCCGTCGCCGGAGGGCCGGGGCTTGCCGCGCTGGTCCGTGTCGGGAACGTCCCCGGAAGAGGCGGCGTTGCGGGCAGAGCTCCCGCTCGCGATGACACAGGTCTTGGTGGGGCCGTCGTTGTCGGCGGGCTCCTCCAGCTTGGGATTCCCGTTGGTGTTGTTGTCGCCGAGGCTGTCGAGATCGCTTCGGTTGAGGACACAGGAGTCGGCCGTGATCCTTGCATCGTCGCCGACGTCGATGATCCGGTCCCTCTGGTCGCCCCAGAGGATGCTGTTGACGGCGGCGACCCGGGCGTCGGCAAGGGCGATGCAGTCACCGCCTCCCTGGGCCGCGTTGCCGGCGAAGGTGCAGAAGCGGAAGCGGGTCTCGTTGCCGTCCTGGGCGGCGAAGGCCCCGCCCTTGCCGGTGCTGCGGTTGCCGCTGAAGGTGCAGTTGATGATGGTGGGATCGTTGTCCTTGCAGCAGAGTGCTCCGCCCTCGCCCTCAGCCTGGTTGTCCAGAAAGGCGCAGCGCCGGATCACGGGGTCCGCGTTGTTTTCTGGGTAGCTGTCCAGTACGTGGGAGACTACCCCGCCGCCGTCGCCATCTTCGGCGTTATTGGAGCTGAAGGTGCAGTCCTCCAGCACAAGATTGCTGTCGTTGTCGAGCAGTCCCCCGCCGCTTTCGGTTGCGATGTTGCCGGTGAAGGTGCATCCGGCGATGTCCGCCGAGTAACAGTGGCTCACCATCGCGCCGCCGCCGAGCTGGGCGCTGTTGTCCTCGAAGGTGCTCTGCTCCACCGTGATGCGGCACCGGTATCCGGAGAGGCCGCCGGCGTACCCCGTGGCGTGGTTGTCCCTGAAGGTGCAGTTTCGGATCGTGATGTTTTCCATATAGCTGGTGTGCATCCCCGCCCCGATGTGGTAGACAGGCTCGCTGGGGTCCACGGGCGCCCGGTCGGCGTAGCCGCCCTCGATGGTAAAGCCGTCTATGACCACGTTCTGGTCGTCGTCCTCGGAACTCGCGTCGGGGTCGTCGGCGGTGACCACCTGGTAGCTGTTGTCTGCAGAGACCGCGGGATTGCCGATATTGCCGCTGAGGGTTGTCTCGTTGAACTCGAAATCCCGTTCCGACAGGGAGCTCTCGCCGCCGTCGAAACCGCCGTAGAGCGCAACGCCCCTGGAGAGATCAAAGGCCGTGGCGCGCTCCTCGTGGGTGGGTTCGTAGGTCTTGACGGGGAGGTACTCCCCCTCGGCCACCCAGATCTCGTCACCGGGGTCGGCCTTGTCGAGGATGCCCATCAGGTCGGCGGAGGCCCTGGCCCAGGTCGTTCCGTCGCCCCGCCCGTTTTCCGCGACGTACCATCGGGCGGCTTCGCCGGTTGCGGCTCCGCTCAAGACAAAGAGGGCGACCGCACAGATCCCAAGCATTGCAAGAGCGCACCGCTTCCTTCCGTGATTCCCTCCAGATCGCACAACGCACCAGTCCCTTCCATCTCCGATTCTGTTCCCGGCCGTACCGGCCTTTTGCCCCTTATGCGGCGGTTTGTCGGTCCTGCCGTAGACAGGCTTGTTCCATTGCAGCATCTCGTTTAGTCTATCATACCTTTTTGCTCTCTCCGTAGTCCGGGAACAGCCAAAGCGCCGGACACCTGTCACAGGCATCCGGCGCTGGCTGAGATAGGGAAACGGTTACCGCGTGGGCGTTACCACCGGTACCTTGTGTCCCGCCGCCCTGCTGCCGATAACCAGAATGGACTGTCCTGTTCGCGCGCATTGTTGCGCGGGGCATACCTCGCCTTAGGGCGATCACGGGAGGAGTCATGCTATGGGCGGCTTTTCGATAGAACATCTGTGGCAGGGGCAGACACTGCAGGGGAGCCTGCATGCTGCGCTGAAGAGCGGTTCCGCCGGGAAGGGAGAGGCATCGCCGGATTTCTCCGCGGCCCTCTCGGCGGAGCAGGGGATGAAGTGGGGCGAGTGGATCGAGGTTGACGGCACATCCTACCGTCGTGTGGTGCCGCCGGGAGGGGCACGGAGAGGCGTCTCCTTCTACGCCGACCGGGAGGGCAATCTCTACTCCAAGGTGATCGTTCCCGGTGCGGAGCTCACCAGGCAGGAGGCGCCGGAGTGGTTTTCGGCCAAGGGGATCGGTGCGCCGCCGGCACAGGGTACGCCGACCCCGACCCCATCGGTCTTCCCCCAGTATCCCCAGGAGATGCAGGTGGGGGAGTGGGTGGACATCGAGGATGGCCGGTACCGGCAGGTCTTTCCGCCGGGTCCGCGCCGCGAGGGGATCGCCTACTTCGCCGACGAGGGCAACTTCTTCCGGCGGGCCGTCTATCCCGGGGCGCAGCTGAGTGCCGTCGAGCCGCCCGACTGGTTCGATCCCGCCAAGGTGGGAACGCCGCCTGCCTCCGGCGAGGTGCAGCCGTCACCGTCACTGGATGGCCCAGCCTCGGATGATGTGCCGGAAGCCCCGCCGGGTCCGGAGTCCGGCGACGAGACCACCGGTGAGGCTGTCACGGAGCTCGCGGCGACGCTCGCCGCCCTCTCCCAGTCCCTGGGCTCCATGGCCGGATCGATCCATACGAACCGGAGTGATATCGCCGGCATCGTCCAGGCCCTCTTCGGCGACCGCGACGAGGCCTGATCCCTCACCGACTACGTTTACATCGCATAGCCGACCTCTGCACCAGAATGCGCCGGGCGCTCTCCCTCCTCGCCCGGCGCAACTTTGTGACTCCACCCTTTTCAGGCTCC
Above is a window of Synergistales bacterium DNA encoding:
- a CDS encoding right-handed parallel beta-helix repeat-containing protein; its protein translation is MLGICAVALFVLSGAATGEAARWYVAENGRGDGTTWARASADLMGILDKADPGDEIWVAEGEYLPVKTYEPTHEERATAFDLSRGVALYGGFDGGESSLSERDFEFNETTLSGNIGNPAVSADNSYQVVTADDPDASSEDDDQNVVIDGFTIEGGYADRAPVDPSEPVYHIGAGMHTSYMENITIRNCTFRDNHATGYAGGLSGYRCRITVEQSTFEDNSAQLGGGAMVSHCYSADIAGCTFTGNIATESGGGLLDNDSNLVLEDCTFSSNNAEDGDGGGVVSHVLDSYPENNADPVIRRCAFLDNQAEGEGGALCCKDNDPTIINCTFSGNRSTGKGGAFAAQDGNETRFRFCTFAGNAAQGGGDCIALADARVAAVNSILWGDQRDRIIDVGDDARITADSCVLNRSDLDSLGDNNTNGNPKLEEPADNDGPTKTCVIASGSSARNAASSGDVPDTDQRGKPRPSGDGPDIGAFELQESSSPGGGGGGCSVGVASFAAALLLIPGVLALRRR
- a CDS encoding EFR1 family ferrodoxin (N-terminal region resembles flavodoxins. C-terminal ferrodoxin region binds two 4Fe-4S clusters.), yielding MRTVAFHVFSGTGNTLAVAEAMADTFRHEGMTVSFHPLVEGQWDHLTGEELLGFAFPVAMQSTYPFVWKALQSLPESNGQEAFMVDTLAGFSGGIVGPLRKLLETRGYTPAGAREIKMPTNYQRKDGISHADREQIDKGKDQAREYAQMIINGSAEWKKGWFLGPLFRFIGRKETSLPYRMMRRRFPISADTDRCIQCGLCARVCPVDNITIRGDGNPQFANRCVLCQRCFALCPTRAIRFGGTEYAPYRSVRRADLLSLGGPGEAPAPEGGDTPE
- a CDS encoding cation diffusion facilitator family transporter — translated: MAHHHHHDHGTEQMGDGRLTAALGVNLLLTLVQVVGGILSGSLSLVADALHNLSDAASLGIALVARKIGRRPPDAFKTFGYKRAEVIAALVNLVTLLLIGCYLIYQAIWRFVEPQPVEGWTVVIVAGVALVVDVVTAVITFSMSKGSMNIKATFVHNLSDAFASVAVILAGTLILLYGWYWTDTVLTLAIAGYVLWQGIAMLPETIHLLMEGTPSHLAVEEVIAAMETVAGVENIHHVHIWQLDEHRNALEAHVVVRSRTLEETERVKRELKAAVAERFDVTHSTLEFEHPEEACADPGPGSAGP
- a CDS encoding multidrug efflux SMR transporter; amino-acid sequence: MTYLYLLFAIIAEVFATSMLKLCNGFTRPGITAVSMMGYMTAFYFMSLSFRAIPFGIAYAIWSGVGIVFITFVGAFVFRQLPDLPALVGIGLIAAGIVVIHLFSKTVRL
- a CDS encoding deoxyribodipyrimidine photo-lyase, which translates into the protein MLVDARRVRAVDRGTRGSGPVVCWMSRDQRVDDNWALLFAREMALERAVPLVVVFCLFTPFLGAGLRQYGFLLRGLAEVERSLRERGIPFALLRGDPRNRIPAFVEAHRCGAVVTDFSPLRIRTAQVADVAAALEVPLYEVDAHNVVPARYVTDKREYAARTIRPKLWRTAPAFLTDFPELEEMDGPIDRWPPVDWDQVWAGLDVRGDIPEATSIVPGEAAALRCLEGFLAERLARYPEERNDPARDALSGLSPYLHFGQIAPQRAALAVQAADAPQEAKDAFLEESIVRRELAENFCLHAEDYDHMSAFPDWARTTLAEHAEDPRPALYSLEEMERAATHDEAWNAAQKEMVRTGKMHGYMRMYWGKKILEWSPTPEEALRRVILLNDRYELDGRDPNGYTGAAWSIGGVHDRPWKERPIFGKIRYMNDRGLRRKFDVDRYIRKVEALEQP
- the asnB gene encoding asparagine synthase B, which encodes MCGICGIWGDDDGETLLRMMRGMTHRGPDADGSMDFEGGQFGHRRLSIMDVAGGDQPLQTVDGRHTAVVNGEIYNYPEHYGKLSKDRAFRTKNDSEVIPHLYDEKGTAMVHELDGMFAFGLTDGTDLFLARDPLGIKPLYYTSDEKGNLYFASEMKSLPDKGNPFREFPTGSWYHSREGFHRYYTVPQPSYEEMDTDLCVQKVRNALDRAVHKRLMSDVPLGCFLSGGLDSSITSALASQYVQPLHTFATGYEGSKDLAKARMVADHIGSIHHEYIMTDDEILENMAGIIYYLESFEQATVRNAIPNYFTSKLASQYVTVVITGEGADELFGGYTCYKDIDDQRDLQEELRCSLQDFHNLNLQRADRATMAYSIEGRVPFLDEEMVALAQRVPPQLKIKGDPAMEKWVLRAACEDLLPHEIVWRTKEQFDEGSGIVDSVSRVVDKAMTDEEERRHRDRYPEVFLRSKEECYYHKLFTEVFPNHERMTDTVGRWSEDMDSRKRYRRGPAEAGVAA